The segment AAGCAAAAACGACAATGCGCGGACGTTTCGGGCTCAAGACAGTTTCTCCAGGACCTTTTCAACAATGTAGCGTGGGCGCTGCTGCACCACCTGGTAAATGCGCCCCACGTATTCGCCTATCAACCCAACGCCCGCGATGACAACGCTGACCAGGAAAAAGAGGATGGCAAAGAGGGTGAAAACGCCCTCCACCTCGGATGCGCCCGGGTAAATAAAACGGCGGAACAGGAGCACGCCGACCAGGCCGAGGCTCATCATGCAGGACAAAAACCCGACACAGGTAAAAATATGAAGCGGCACCAGGGTGAACCCCGTGATAAGGTCAAAGTTCAAACGCAGCAGCTTCAACAGGCTGTACTTGGATGTACCGGCGCCGCGGCCTGAGTGCGCCACTGAAACCTCTCCCGGATTGGAGGCGAAGCGGTAGGCCAGCGCGGGAATGAAGGTGTGCAACTCATTACTGGAGACAATCGCCTGGACAACAGGACGGCTGTAGGCGCGCAACATGCAGCCCTGGTCCTCCATTTTGATATCGGTCATCATCTCGCGCAGGCGGTTGATCAGGGCCGAGGCATAACGCCGGAAAGCCGAATCCTGGCGGTTCTGGCGCACGCCGCCGATGGAATCATGCCCCTGCCCGTAACTGTCCACGAGTTTGGGAATTTCCTCGGGCGGATTTTGCAGATCGGCATCCAGGGTGACAATGACTTCGCCACGCACCCGCTCAAAGCCCGCAATGATGGCCATGTGCTGCCCGTAATTGCGGTTGAGCAACACCACGCGGATATGATCGGGCCGCTCCTGATGAAGCGAGGCAAGGATTTCGCGCGACCGGTCGCTGCTCCCGTCATCGACAAAAATAAGCTCCCAGGATTTTCCAAGCCGGTCCAGCGTGGCGCAGGCCCGCGCAAAGAGCGGGTCGAGATTCTTTTCCTCGTTAAAAACGGGAATGACAACGGAAAGATAAGGTTGGTTCATGCGGATTGGCACACTTTCTTGAGAGCCGCCACAACGCGGTCCTGGTCCTGTTCAGTCATGAGCGGGAAAAGCGGCAGACTGGCGATCCGGTCGGATACATGTTCGGCATTCGGAAAATCCCCGCGCTTGAAGCCCCAGTTTTTTTGATAATAAGAACTGAGGTGGACGGCCTGGTAATGGAGCCCCGTGCCGATGTCATGCTCCTTTAATTTTTGCATGAAGTCGTCGCGCGAAAATCCGAGCCGGTCGGCATCGACCAGTACCGTGAACAAATGCCAGGCATGGCGGTGGCGATAAGAAACCTTTCCGGGAAGCGCAAGTGTTGTTATGGGGCCGAGCAACTCATAATAGCGCATGGCCAAAGCCGTGCGTTTTTCAATGAACCCGTCCAGTGCCGGCAATTGATGGATGCCGAGCGCCGCCTGCATATCCATCATGTTGAATTTGTAACCCGCCAGGCTGATGTCGTATTGCGGGCTGCCCTGCCTGCTGAAACGTGCCCATGCCTCGCGGTCAATCCCGTGAAAGCGCAGCAGATTCACGCGCTTCTGCATCGCGGGGTCGCGGGTGACAATGCAGCCGCCTTCCCCGGTGGTCATGTTTTTATTGGGATGAAAACTGAAAACCTGGGTATCCCCAAAACTGCCAATCCGTTTGCCGTGATATTCCGTTCCGATGGCATGGGCGGCGTCTTCGATGACGCGCAGCCCGTGTTTTTTTGCCAGCGCATAGAGAGGGTCCATGTCCACCGGAAGGCCTGAAAAATGCACAGGCATGACGGCTTTGGTTCTGGGTGTGATGGCGGCCGCAACGCCGTCCGGTTCCATGTTGAGCGTGGACCGGTTGATATCCACCAGCTTCGGCGTACCGCCGGCCAGAACAATGCAATTGAGCGTGGCGGCAAACGTCATCGAACTGGTAATGACCTCGTCCCCGGGCTTGAGGTCCAGCGCCAGCAGCGCCATGAACAATCCCGCCGTCGCGGAGGTGCAACACTGGACGCCGGGCGTTTGAAAATAATCGGAAAGCATCGCCTCGAATTTTTGGACGCGCGGGCCGGTGGTGATCCAGCCGGAGCGGAGGCAATCGGACACCTCCTGGATGGCGGCCTCGCTGATCGTCGGGCGGGAAAAGGGCAGGAAATTTTCGCTCACGGTTTTAATGGTTTTTGGATGTTGGTTTCTGTCTTGCGATACAGGCGGTAGGATTCTTTTCCAGACCGGCGGCCCTCCCAAAACAACCGCCAGGACCCCTCCGGCGGAGGCCCCATCAGGTTGCCGGTCCGATAATCCCCCTGCATGAGAAAAACATCGCATTTCGCGTAATTGGCGGCATCGACTTCCGCGCGCCGCGTTTGGAGCCCGGCATAATATTCCAACAGCGCCCGCTGCGGTTCCCCCAGTCCACGGCTTCCGACCGGGCCGGAATAACCGCCCAGCGTCTGGCGGAGATCGACAAAAGTTTTCCGGTAACTCATATCCCAATTGATGGTAGGCAGCCAAAGGGTCATGACAAGGAGGTAGATCAATGCCAGCCCCGCCGTCCAGTTGATGAGGAGGGGGAATGGCCGGGCCGAGCGCGCGCCCAGCAGGACAAAAATCCAAAAGCCCGTCCCAATCAATGCGGCGGCCAACATCCCGCCATGAACGGCAAGCTGGTAGTCCGGAATCTTGCTGTGAAAAAATTGCCAGAAGATGCCGGGAACATGGGTCAACTGCGCAACCCAACCAAGCCAGACAAACGCAGCCAGCGGCGAAAACGCAATGAGGATCAGAAGTCTCCACCCGCGGCACACAAGGTCCGGCAGGGATTCCAGATGTCTCGTACCCAGCAAGGCAATGGGCAGCAACAACGGCAGGCCGTAGATTTCACGCTTCTGTCCGGAGAGAGTCAAAACCACGATCAAAACGAGAAAGCCCGCCAGAGGCAGGCTGACTTCAGCGGAAGTCCAGCCACGGATTTTTTCCTTCCACAGCGTCCAGAGCATCAGCGGAAAGCCGGGCAGGGCAAACCAAAGCAATTGAACAAAATAAAAACCATAGGTGACATGGTCGGTTGCTTCCCGTTGTCCCGTAAAACGGCCAAGGTTTTGTACCCAGAACCATTGGGCAAACAGATCGGGTGAACGTTCATACAATAGAGCCGGCCAGATCAGCACCCAGGGCAGCGCGCTGATTACCGCAACGGCCAGGCTGGCCCAATAACCGCGCGTGCGCCACACCCCTGAAACAACCGGCAGCAGCAGGCACGTCAGACCAAGGACCCCCGGCCCTATCAAGCCTTTGGATAAAAAGGCAATCCCCGTTCCCGCGCCCAACAACAAGCCGCCGGCCAGCGGGCGGCGCAGAGCCATCGCTAGACCCAGATAAGCCATGGCCATGCCGGCCAGCAAGGCGATATCCGTCACCATCATGTGGCCGATATGGAGCAAACCGGGGCTGGCGATCAGCAGGAGCGGCGCAATCCAACCCTTGCCGGGCCCGTAGAGCAGGCGCCCCGCACAACCCAGGCAGACAAAAGTGATGAGATGGAACAGAACGATGGAAAGCCGGGCCGCTTCGTAGGGTTGAAAGGGCGGAGCAAGCAAGCGCATAAAACCCGCGGCTGTCGCATAGAGCAGCGGAGGTTTTTCCATGAAGGGTTCGCCCCCCAGGGTAGGCACAATGAGATCCCCGGTTTTTGCAATATGAAACACCAACCCGAAGGAATAGGCCTCATCCGCCTTCCAAGGCTCGCGCCCGAAAAGTCCCGGCAGCAGCCAGGCTGCAAAGAGCAGGATCAGAATCGCTTTCTGCATCGCATTCCTGCAGCCGTCCTGCCGCTCTTCAATTTTCTGTGACCCTTCCATGTTCAAGCCATTACTCCCAACCTGCATATTTGATACTCATTTAAATGAGTCAACCTGTTAGCACCGGGACGCAACAACCGAAAGGCACGCGCTTGGCCCATGCAGATTATTGCAAAACCGCTTCCAACTAAGGCAGTTCCAATTCAAAAATCAAAGCAAAACACCCATTCAGGCGGTTTTGCTTACAGCCCGGATGTCGGAGTCCGTGGCTCTGTTCCAAGTTTTAAGTTTCGATCCTTGACCTTCCGCGAAGGAGGTTCGCGGGCAATTCGGAGGGCGTGCGAACGGATTAGGCGTTGATTTTACAACCGCTAAATCGTAGCATATAAGCATGCTGCATCAAACCGTTGACCTGCGAAGTTTGGAGCTTCACAAGGCGATTGCACAGAAGCTGCGTGGACAGCCTTCATTGCTGCAGACTGCCCGCAACAACGTGTCCCGTTGGCTGGCCCGCGACAGTTCCAGCCCCTACGACCCGGTCTCGGAGTGGAATGAAATTCTGACCCGGTGGTCTTTTGACGACATCCTTGCCCTTTTGGAAAGCGAGGACGAAGAAGCGGCACGGCTTCGCCAGTCCAGCCCTTTCCCGGGAGTTTTGAATGAAAGCGAGCGGCTCGCTATTCTGCGCAAGTATGAACCATTCCGAATTTGAACATATTGTCCGGGCGGCTTCATCTGTTACCAAAGAAAAGGAATTCATCGTCATCGGCAGCCAATCGGTGTTGGGGAAACTGCCCGACGCACCCCGAACCCTGCGACAATCCGTTGAATTGGATCTTTATCCAAAACATCGCCCCGATTTGGCTATTTTGATTGCCACTGCCGGCCAGGAACAAAAAGCGCTTCTAACCCAAAGATGGAAAATGATCCAGACCCGGAAGCAGGTCAAGACTCAGGAAAGACTCCAGGAAATCCGGAATAAAATAAGACAGAAACATCCGGGTTAAATCCTGTTCCTTTTTCGCGTGGTTCGCGGACAAGGCCAAACTCCAGCCCAGAAAATGCCTTGCTTCCTGCGGCGCTTGATCTTATGTTATGCGTCATGAGAGCAACCTTACAGTCCGGCGCTGCCCAGCCCTTCCAGGCCGGCGCCACGCTCTCGATTTCCATTATTATTGCGATTCAAACCGCCTGACAGGCGTTTGACCTTCGTGCAGCCTGCCAAACGCTTTTATCACAGGATGAGCACTAATTTTCAGTACCCTTAAAAAACATGAAACAACCTCCAGTCACCATCTACGACACGACCCTGCGGGACGGTTCCCAGGGAGAGGGCATTAACTTTTCCCTGGCCGACAAACTCAGGCTGGCGGAGCGCTTGTGCGCGTTCGGCGTCCATTATATCGAGGGCGGCTGGCCCGGATCGAACGAAAAGGACATCGCCTTTTTCTCCGAAGCCTCGCGCAAAAATTGGGGCGCCACAAAAATCGCGGCCTTCGGAAGCACCCGCAAAGCCGGTGTCGCGGTTGAGCAGGACCCGCAGGTACGCATGTTGTTGGATGCCGAAACGCCCGTCGTGACTTTTTTTGGAAAGTCATGGCTGTTGCATGTTGAAAAAGTCCTCCGCACCACGGCGGAAGAAAATCTGCGCATGATCTTTGACACCGTCGCGCACCTCAAAAAGCACGGGCGCGAGGTGATCTACGATGCCGAGCATTTTTTCGACGGCTATAAAGCCGACCCGGCCTATGCCCTGAAAACTCTTCAAGCAGCCCAGGACGCCGGCGCAGAATACCTCGTGCTGTGCGACACCAACGGCGGCAGCCTGCCCGGGGAAGTGCGTGAAATCACAAAAACCGTCGCTGAGAAAGTGAAAGCAAAGCTGGGTATCCACACGCATAATGACTGCGGGTTGGGAGTGGCCAACGCACTGGCTGCCGTTGAAAACGGCGCCTTGCAGGTCCAAGGCACCATGAACGGGTTCGGCGAACGCACCGGGAACTGCAACCTGACAACCGTCATCCCGTTGTTGGAGCTAAAAATGGGCCTGCCCGCTCTGCCACAGGGGCATCTGCGCCAGTTGTGCGAGGTTTCGCGCTTTGTGGACGAAATCGCCAACCTGCACCACGACAGCCGGGCGCCGTTTGTCGGGCTTTCCTCCTTCGCTCACAAGGGCGGGATGCATGTCAATGCGGTGAATAAAACCGACGTCAGTTACGAGCATATCGAGCCCAGGCTTGTGGGCAACCGGCAGCGCATCCTGGTCGGCGAATTGTCCGGCCGCACCAACGTCATGCTGAAAGCCCGCGAGCTCGGGCTTCATCTGGAGGAAAAAGACCCCGCCACCCGGAAAATCCTGGATCGGATCAAGACCCTGGAAATGGAAGGGTATGAATTTGAAGCGGCAGACGCTTCGTTTGAACTGCTGGTCCGAAAGGCCTTAAAGCCGCACAAGCCCTTCTTTGAACTGGAGGAATACCACACCACCATCCGCAAAAACATGGCGCATGACTTCAGCACCTGCGAAGCCACGTTGAGAATCCGCATCCAGGGGAACCTCGTGCATACGGTCGCCGAGGGGGATGGGCCCATCAATGCGCTCGATCAATCCTTCCGCAGCGCTCTGATGCAACACTATCCCCAAATCGCCCGCGTCTCACTCATCGATTACAAGGTGCGCATCCTCAACACGGGATCCGGCACGGCTGCGCGCACGCGCGTGCTGATTGAATCGTCCGACGGCCACCATGAATGGGGAACCGTCGGGGTGTCCGACAACGTGATTGAAGCGA is part of the Candidatus Methylacidiphilales bacterium genome and harbors:
- a CDS encoding glycosyltransferase codes for the protein MNQPYLSVVIPVFNEEKNLDPLFARACATLDRLGKSWELIFVDDGSSDRSREILASLHQERPDHIRVVLLNRNYGQHMAIIAGFERVRGEVIVTLDADLQNPPEEIPKLVDSYGQGHDSIGGVRQNRQDSAFRRYASALINRLREMMTDIKMEDQGCMLRAYSRPVVQAIVSSNELHTFIPALAYRFASNPGEVSVAHSGRGAGTSKYSLLKLLRLNFDLITGFTLVPLHIFTCVGFLSCMMSLGLVGVLLFRRFIYPGASEVEGVFTLFAILFFLVSVVIAGVGLIGEYVGRIYQVVQQRPRYIVEKVLEKLS
- a CDS encoding DegT/DnrJ/EryC1/StrS family aminotransferase, with the translated sequence MSENFLPFSRPTISEAAIQEVSDCLRSGWITTGPRVQKFEAMLSDYFQTPGVQCCTSATAGLFMALLALDLKPGDEVITSSMTFAATLNCIVLAGGTPKLVDINRSTLNMEPDGVAAAITPRTKAVMPVHFSGLPVDMDPLYALAKKHGLRVIEDAAHAIGTEYHGKRIGSFGDTQVFSFHPNKNMTTGEGGCIVTRDPAMQKRVNLLRFHGIDREAWARFSRQGSPQYDISLAGYKFNMMDMQAALGIHQLPALDGFIEKRTALAMRYYELLGPITTLALPGKVSYRHRHAWHLFTVLVDADRLGFSRDDFMQKLKEHDIGTGLHYQAVHLSSYYQKNWGFKRGDFPNAEHVSDRIASLPLFPLMTEQDQDRVVAALKKVCQSA
- a CDS encoding glycosyltransferase family 39 protein, translated to MEGSQKIEERQDGCRNAMQKAILILLFAAWLLPGLFGREPWKADEAYSFGLVFHIAKTGDLIVPTLGGEPFMEKPPLLYATAAGFMRLLAPPFQPYEAARLSIVLFHLITFVCLGCAGRLLYGPGKGWIAPLLLIASPGLLHIGHMMVTDIALLAGMAMAYLGLAMALRRPLAGGLLLGAGTGIAFLSKGLIGPGVLGLTCLLLPVVSGVWRTRGYWASLAVAVISALPWVLIWPALLYERSPDLFAQWFWVQNLGRFTGQREATDHVTYGFYFVQLLWFALPGFPLMLWTLWKEKIRGWTSAEVSLPLAGFLVLIVVLTLSGQKREIYGLPLLLPIALLGTRHLESLPDLVCRGWRLLILIAFSPLAAFVWLGWVAQLTHVPGIFWQFFHSKIPDYQLAVHGGMLAAALIGTGFWIFVLLGARSARPFPLLINWTAGLALIYLLVMTLWLPTINWDMSYRKTFVDLRQTLGGYSGPVGSRGLGEPQRALLEYYAGLQTRRAEVDAANYAKCDVFLMQGDYRTGNLMGPPPEGSWRLFWEGRRSGKESYRLYRKTETNIQKPLKP
- the cimA gene encoding citramalate synthase — translated: MKQPPVTIYDTTLRDGSQGEGINFSLADKLRLAERLCAFGVHYIEGGWPGSNEKDIAFFSEASRKNWGATKIAAFGSTRKAGVAVEQDPQVRMLLDAETPVVTFFGKSWLLHVEKVLRTTAEENLRMIFDTVAHLKKHGREVIYDAEHFFDGYKADPAYALKTLQAAQDAGAEYLVLCDTNGGSLPGEVREITKTVAEKVKAKLGIHTHNDCGLGVANALAAVENGALQVQGTMNGFGERTGNCNLTTVIPLLELKMGLPALPQGHLRQLCEVSRFVDEIANLHHDSRAPFVGLSSFAHKGGMHVNAVNKTDVSYEHIEPRLVGNRQRILVGELSGRTNVMLKARELGLHLEEKDPATRKILDRIKTLEMEGYEFEAADASFELLVRKALKPHKPFFELEEYHTTIRKNMAHDFSTCEATLRIRIQGNLVHTVAEGDGPINALDQSFRSALMQHYPQIARVSLIDYKVRILNTGSGTAARTRVLIESSDGHHEWGTVGVSDNVIEASWLALSDSVEYYLLKQQEN